From Solwaraspora sp. WMMD1047, the proteins below share one genomic window:
- a CDS encoding DNA repair ATPase, whose translation MTGPVTRPADQRPADEPADRSDAGAGVDAGTYEVLRSRLADRAAELARRAERLNARRLEVFGGTELRLIGTERIRTEHNCVPRDIVSVGGLMLFGYNVFIGLKPETTIDDVFSLHHFARDTADGESGDGFRFDDVAADELPELLRDPRFQRDFAELYRYYRQARLLQLRRLDGRLLAVFQAGARTEDIRVLRWRLGTDASVEYLDNRGERDHVFPPSHDFEWVPTTRDDHVTGRHPHISIGGEVFVETVGGNLTVKIENNTETGEGIYAEPVAEPLQSLADADISYARVGPLILLRILPYKETDWRYLVFNTLTRAVVRLDGIGPACQRLPEDHGIIFPGGYHLATGVTRTFDTDVDGLEFERVIRSANGEDTLYVFHSRVDGRSLLLPYNVIRKEVANPILCHGFSLFDDGTLVVFRATSEEPTRVHPMQVWQTPYQSDSYAAAQPVGTGPLERVGNPDLVRGISDSLSVTRMVNEMSPAVGVFEALIAACSRVFDHYHWLGERELGDLREPLTEVRATAQQVLDEFEKVQALTAHATETVDEAAADIASLVRRVRGETPLSADEWVRQLAALRQAQGHLVTLTELRYVDRTRVDGLAATLADELAEAARRAVGFLARDDAFTGYHAEVEKLVADAGAIGAVADADAVGQRLTERAEALQVVTEVVGSLEIADATVRTGILARVGEVLGGVNRARATLDGRRRELRAVEGRAGFAAEFALLGQAVTGALAVADTAERCDEQLGRLLLQVENLESRFGEFDDFLAELATRRTDIYEAFSSRKQALLDERARRADRLVASADRILVSVHRRLAGLASLDEVNTYFASDPMVAKLHGVVDELRTLGDQVRAEELAGRVKAARQEAGRALRDRIDLYADGGETIRLGRHRFAVNTQAVDVTLVPHDGEMSVAITGTDYRAPVRDESFGATRPFWDQLLVSESPEVSRAEYLATSILAAAEAGTGGPTLDALRAAAVTDGGLRELVTRTAEGRYDEGYERGVHDHDAALILDALLRLRAGAGLLRYPPAARAAAQLFWRFGADEQRRSGFARRAVSLARSRSAFGPGPALDALRAEFSTAIGDFLDGPAGLAELAAERESAGEYLFEELSEGPDGFVTGAGARGLLDRFRRALGGPGSQSTQAYEEDLRALGDDLAARHQLVRAWLEAFVRSESGPAEPGSAGGAGAAPADLPEAVAIELCGADLPRHDSAATLSAEVGGLLASHPRIDGSRLTLRIDEVLARTRRFRVERVPAYRAYQRRRNELVAAERDRLRLDEYRPKVLGTFVRNRLIDEVYLPLIGDNLARQLGATGDGKRVDQMGLLLLISPPGYGKTTLMEYVASRLGLVFVKVNGPALGSAVTSVDPAEAPNATARQEVEKISFALELGSNVLLYLDDIQHTSPELLQKFISLCDGQRRMEGVWEGRTRSYDLRGRRFAVCMAGNPYTESGRRFRVPDMLANRADVWNLGDVLSGREEVFALSYLENALTSNPVLAPLSTRERGDIELLVRLARGDDTVRPDQLAHPYPAAELEQVLSVLRKMLQVQRVVLANNQAYIASAAQADASRTEPPFQLQGSYRNMNKLAERIVPVMNDDELAAAIDDHYLGEAQTLAAGAEANLLKLAELRGRLTAEQARRWAEVKAGYLREKALGGSGSDPVDRAVGALGLLADRLGGVESAISRAADQR comes from the coding sequence GTGACCGGGCCGGTGACCCGGCCGGCCGACCAGCGGCCGGCCGACGAGCCGGCGGACCGGTCCGACGCGGGTGCCGGCGTCGACGCCGGCACCTACGAGGTGCTGCGGTCCCGGCTCGCCGACCGGGCCGCCGAGCTGGCCCGCCGGGCCGAGCGGCTCAACGCCCGCCGGCTGGAGGTCTTCGGCGGTACGGAGCTGCGCCTGATCGGCACCGAACGGATCCGCACCGAGCACAACTGCGTGCCGCGCGACATCGTGTCGGTGGGCGGGCTGATGCTCTTCGGCTACAACGTCTTCATCGGTCTCAAACCCGAGACCACCATCGACGACGTCTTCTCGCTGCACCACTTCGCCCGCGACACCGCCGACGGCGAGTCGGGCGACGGGTTCCGGTTCGACGACGTCGCCGCCGACGAGCTGCCGGAGCTGCTGCGCGACCCCCGCTTCCAGCGCGACTTCGCCGAGCTGTACCGCTACTACCGGCAGGCCCGGCTGTTGCAGCTGCGCCGGCTGGACGGCCGGCTGCTGGCCGTGTTCCAGGCCGGCGCGCGGACCGAGGACATCCGGGTGCTGCGCTGGCGGCTCGGCACCGACGCATCGGTGGAGTATCTCGACAACCGGGGCGAACGGGATCACGTCTTCCCGCCGTCGCACGACTTCGAGTGGGTGCCGACGACCCGGGACGACCACGTCACCGGCCGGCACCCGCACATCTCCATCGGCGGCGAGGTCTTCGTCGAGACGGTCGGCGGAAACCTCACCGTCAAGATCGAGAACAACACCGAGACCGGCGAGGGGATCTACGCCGAGCCGGTCGCCGAGCCGCTGCAGAGCCTGGCGGACGCCGACATCTCGTACGCCCGGGTCGGGCCGTTGATCCTGCTGCGGATCCTGCCCTACAAGGAGACCGACTGGCGGTATCTGGTCTTCAACACCCTCACCCGGGCGGTGGTCCGGCTGGACGGGATCGGGCCGGCCTGCCAGCGGCTGCCCGAGGACCACGGCATCATCTTCCCCGGCGGCTACCACCTCGCCACCGGCGTGACCAGGACCTTCGACACCGACGTGGACGGGCTGGAGTTCGAGCGGGTGATCCGCTCGGCGAACGGCGAGGACACCCTCTACGTCTTCCACTCCCGCGTCGACGGCCGCTCGCTGCTGCTGCCGTACAACGTGATCCGCAAGGAGGTCGCGAACCCGATCCTCTGCCACGGCTTCTCGCTCTTCGACGACGGCACGCTGGTGGTGTTCCGGGCCACCTCGGAGGAGCCGACCCGGGTGCACCCGATGCAGGTCTGGCAGACGCCGTACCAGTCGGACAGCTACGCCGCGGCACAGCCGGTCGGCACCGGCCCGCTGGAACGGGTCGGCAACCCCGATCTGGTACGCGGCATCTCCGACAGCCTCTCGGTGACCCGGATGGTCAACGAGATGAGCCCGGCGGTGGGCGTCTTCGAGGCGCTCATCGCGGCCTGCTCCCGGGTCTTCGACCACTACCACTGGCTCGGCGAGCGGGAGCTCGGCGACCTGCGGGAGCCGCTGACCGAGGTTCGGGCCACCGCCCAGCAGGTGCTCGACGAGTTCGAGAAGGTGCAGGCGCTCACCGCGCACGCCACCGAAACCGTGGACGAGGCGGCCGCCGACATCGCCTCCCTGGTCCGCCGGGTACGCGGCGAAACCCCGCTGAGCGCGGACGAGTGGGTCCGCCAGCTCGCCGCGCTCCGGCAGGCGCAGGGGCACCTGGTGACCCTCACCGAGCTGCGCTACGTGGACCGGACCCGGGTCGACGGACTCGCCGCCACCCTCGCCGACGAACTGGCCGAGGCGGCCCGCCGGGCGGTCGGCTTCCTGGCCCGCGACGACGCCTTCACCGGCTACCACGCCGAGGTGGAGAAGCTGGTCGCCGACGCCGGCGCGATCGGCGCGGTGGCCGACGCCGACGCCGTCGGGCAACGCCTGACCGAGCGGGCCGAGGCGTTGCAGGTGGTGACCGAGGTGGTCGGCTCGCTGGAGATCGCCGACGCCACCGTCCGGACCGGCATTCTGGCCCGGGTCGGCGAGGTGCTGGGCGGGGTGAACCGGGCGCGGGCCACCCTGGACGGCCGCCGCCGCGAGCTGCGGGCGGTCGAGGGCCGGGCCGGCTTCGCGGCCGAGTTCGCGCTGCTCGGCCAGGCGGTGACCGGCGCGCTCGCGGTGGCCGACACGGCGGAGCGCTGCGACGAGCAGCTCGGCCGGTTGCTGCTGCAGGTGGAGAACCTGGAGTCCCGGTTCGGCGAGTTCGACGACTTCCTGGCCGAGCTGGCCACCCGGCGGACCGACATCTACGAGGCGTTCTCCTCACGCAAGCAGGCGCTGCTCGACGAGCGGGCCCGCCGGGCCGACCGGCTGGTCGCCTCCGCCGACCGGATTCTGGTCAGCGTGCACCGGCGGCTGGCCGGGCTGGCCTCGCTCGACGAGGTGAACACCTACTTCGCCTCCGACCCGATGGTGGCGAAGCTGCACGGCGTCGTCGACGAGCTGCGTACCCTCGGCGACCAGGTCCGGGCCGAGGAGCTGGCGGGGCGGGTCAAGGCCGCGCGGCAGGAGGCCGGCCGCGCGCTGCGCGACCGGATCGACCTGTACGCCGACGGCGGCGAGACGATCCGGCTGGGCCGGCACCGGTTCGCGGTGAACACCCAGGCCGTCGACGTCACGCTGGTCCCGCACGACGGCGAGATGTCGGTGGCGATCACCGGCACCGACTACCGGGCGCCGGTCCGCGACGAGTCGTTCGGAGCGACCCGGCCCTTCTGGGACCAGCTGCTGGTCTCGGAGTCGCCGGAGGTGAGCCGGGCCGAGTATCTCGCCACCTCGATCCTCGCCGCCGCCGAGGCGGGGACCGGCGGGCCGACCCTCGACGCGCTGCGGGCGGCGGCGGTGACCGACGGCGGCCTGCGGGAGCTGGTCACCCGTACCGCCGAGGGCCGCTACGACGAGGGGTACGAGCGCGGCGTCCACGACCACGACGCGGCGCTGATCCTGGACGCGCTGCTGCGGCTGCGGGCCGGCGCCGGCCTGCTGCGCTACCCGCCGGCCGCCCGGGCCGCCGCCCAGCTGTTCTGGAGGTTCGGCGCGGACGAGCAGCGGCGGTCCGGGTTCGCCCGGCGCGCGGTGTCGCTGGCCCGGTCCCGGTCGGCGTTCGGTCCCGGCCCGGCCCTGGACGCGCTGCGCGCCGAGTTCAGCACCGCCATCGGCGACTTCCTCGACGGTCCCGCCGGGCTGGCCGAGCTGGCCGCCGAGCGGGAGTCTGCCGGCGAGTACCTGTTCGAGGAGCTCTCCGAGGGACCGGACGGCTTCGTCACCGGGGCCGGCGCCCGGGGGTTGCTGGACCGGTTCCGCCGGGCACTCGGCGGGCCCGGATCACAATCCACCCAGGCGTACGAGGAGGACCTGCGCGCCCTCGGCGACGACCTGGCCGCCCGGCACCAGCTGGTCCGGGCCTGGCTGGAGGCGTTCGTGCGGTCCGAGTCCGGCCCCGCCGAGCCGGGCTCGGCCGGCGGTGCCGGGGCGGCGCCGGCGGATCTGCCGGAGGCGGTGGCCATCGAGCTGTGCGGGGCCGACCTGCCGCGGCACGACTCGGCCGCCACCCTGTCGGCCGAGGTCGGTGGGCTGCTCGCCAGCCACCCGCGGATCGACGGCTCCCGGCTCACCCTCCGCATCGACGAGGTGCTGGCCCGGACCCGCCGGTTCCGGGTCGAGCGGGTGCCGGCGTACCGGGCGTACCAGCGGCGGCGCAACGAGCTGGTGGCGGCCGAGCGGGACCGGCTGCGGCTGGACGAGTACCGGCCGAAGGTGCTCGGCACGTTCGTCCGCAACCGGCTGATCGACGAGGTCTACCTGCCGCTGATCGGCGACAACCTGGCCCGGCAGCTCGGTGCCACCGGCGACGGCAAGCGGGTCGACCAGATGGGTCTGCTGCTGCTGATCTCCCCGCCCGGCTACGGCAAGACCACCCTGATGGAGTACGTGGCCAGCCGGCTCGGGCTGGTCTTCGTGAAGGTGAACGGACCGGCGCTCGGCTCGGCGGTCACCTCGGTCGACCCGGCCGAGGCGCCGAACGCGACCGCCCGGCAGGAGGTCGAGAAGATCTCCTTCGCCCTGGAGCTGGGCAGCAACGTGCTGCTCTACCTGGACGACATCCAGCACACCTCGCCCGAGCTGCTGCAGAAGTTCATCTCGCTCTGCGACGGCCAGCGCCGGATGGAGGGGGTGTGGGAGGGCCGCACCCGCAGCTACGACCTGCGCGGCCGTCGGTTCGCGGTCTGCATGGCGGGCAACCCGTACACCGAGTCGGGGCGCCGGTTCCGGGTGCCGGACATGCTCGCCAACCGGGCCGACGTCTGGAACCTCGGCGACGTGCTCTCCGGGCGAGAGGAGGTTTTCGCGCTCAGCTACCTGGAGAACGCGCTGACCTCGAACCCGGTGCTGGCGCCGCTGTCCACCCGGGAGCGCGGCGACATCGAGCTGCTGGTCCGGCTGGCCCGGGGCGACGACACCGTCCGGCCCGACCAGCTCGCCCACCCGTACCCGGCGGCCGAGCTGGAGCAGGTCCTCTCGGTGTTGCGCAAGATGCTCCAGGTGCAGCGGGTGGTGCTGGCCAACAACCAGGCGTACATCGCGTCGGCGGCCCAGGCGGACGCCTCCCGGACCGAACCGCCGTTCCAACTGCAGGGTTCCTACCGGAACATGAACAAGCTGGCCGAGCGGATCGTCCCGGTGATGAACGACGACGAGTTGGCCGCGGCGATCGACGACCACTACCTGGGCGAGGCGCAGACGCTGGCGGCCGGTGCGGAGGCGAACCTGCTCAAGCTGGCCGAGCTGCGCGGCCGGTTGACCGCCGAGCAGGCCCGCCGCTGGGCCGAGGTGAAGGCCGGTTACCTGCGGGAGAAGGCGCTCGGCGGTTCCGGCTCGGATCCGGTGGACCGGGCGGTCGGCGCGCTGGGGCTGCTCGCCGACCGGCTTGGTGGGGTGGAGTCGGCGATCAGCCGGGCCGCGGACCAGCGGTAG
- a CDS encoding extracellular solute-binding protein: MPDQVSRRAFLSGVLATGAFSAVGIYLVPGGRSLPSVELRLTTGEDSTGARDLLISLWNQAHPRSIIRTEVVASGSGDEWRVMLAKAQNGETDLVNLDIIDVPQFARDGLIDPIPMDGGQLVEPLRTISRVPGSDEAYWAAPFNADVGMLFTRVDDERAEVSFRSLADLYAEIPDGSREFVGQLRSTVSAHHEGFVVNVLEHACSVRPAALNDFAEENAASQADRVYRDEQLWKDALTPLREAIARNRVLAVGSEAETRDEFGRPDATARYMRNWPVKYRELQQLGNPDVRAGRIRVQPLDVGILGGQSLAVVSSSPHVAQAREFVQFATSLGAQRILAAHGLAPTVIGAYSGENLRAPIPHLDAVREAVEKALPRPVHPRYREFSAILRSNVDRFLHAEDDLSSSFITELVETLS, from the coding sequence ATGCCGGATCAGGTCTCGCGACGGGCATTCCTCAGTGGTGTGCTGGCAACCGGCGCGTTCAGCGCGGTCGGCATCTATCTGGTGCCGGGCGGCCGCTCGCTTCCGTCGGTCGAGTTGCGACTCACCACCGGCGAGGACTCGACCGGCGCCCGGGACCTGCTGATCTCGCTGTGGAATCAGGCGCACCCGAGAAGCATCATCCGCACCGAAGTGGTGGCCAGCGGCTCGGGGGACGAGTGGCGGGTGATGCTGGCCAAGGCCCAGAACGGCGAGACGGACCTGGTCAACCTCGACATCATCGACGTACCCCAGTTCGCCCGGGACGGATTGATCGATCCGATCCCGATGGACGGTGGGCAGCTCGTCGAGCCACTGCGGACGATCAGTCGGGTGCCCGGCAGCGACGAAGCCTACTGGGCCGCGCCCTTCAACGCTGACGTCGGCATGCTCTTCACCCGCGTCGACGACGAGCGGGCCGAGGTTTCGTTCCGGAGCCTCGCGGACCTCTACGCCGAGATTCCCGACGGCTCACGCGAGTTCGTGGGACAGTTGCGCTCGACGGTGTCGGCCCACCACGAGGGCTTCGTGGTGAACGTGCTGGAGCACGCCTGCTCGGTCCGCCCCGCCGCCCTCAACGACTTCGCCGAGGAGAACGCGGCCAGCCAGGCGGACCGGGTCTACCGGGACGAGCAGCTGTGGAAGGACGCGCTGACGCCGCTCAGGGAGGCCATCGCCCGGAACCGGGTCCTGGCGGTCGGCAGCGAGGCCGAGACCCGGGACGAGTTCGGCCGGCCCGACGCCACCGCCCGGTACATGCGCAACTGGCCGGTGAAATACCGCGAGCTGCAGCAGCTGGGCAACCCCGATGTCCGCGCCGGCCGAATCCGGGTCCAGCCACTGGACGTGGGGATTCTCGGCGGCCAGAGCCTGGCGGTCGTCTCCTCGTCGCCACACGTCGCGCAGGCCCGGGAGTTCGTCCAGTTCGCCACCAGCCTCGGGGCGCAGCGGATCCTCGCCGCGCACGGCCTCGCCCCCACCGTGATCGGGGCGTACAGCGGCGAGAATCTGCGGGCACCGATCCCGCACCTCGACGCCGTCCGGGAGGCCGTGGAGAAGGCCCTGCCCCGGCCGGTCCATCCGCGCTACCGCGAGTTCTCCGCCATCCTACGCAGCAACGTCGACCGGTTCCTGCACGCCGAAGACGATTTGTCGTCGAGCTTCATCACCGAGCTGGTGGAGACGCTCAGCTGA
- a CDS encoding flotillin family protein — MDVITAGFGVFLAVLLLIAVGVTLIIARMFRKVEQGKALIVSKVRRVDVTFTGAVVMPVLHKAEIMDISVKTIDIERTGHEGLICRDNIRADIRITFFVRVNKTVEDVIKVAQAIGTARASDRETLQELFNAKFSEALKTVGKQLDFVDLYTKRDEFRDRIIEVIGTDLNGYSLEDAAIDFLEQTPMSQLDAANILDAQGIRKITELTALEHIRTNEYRRNEEKEITRQNVDAREAILELERRQADAETKQKREVETMRAREEAETQKVQAEERLKAQTAHLRTDEQLGVQRENQAREIAVAEKNRERVIAIETERIEKDRLLEVIARQRETELSTIAKDKEVEVERRSIAEVIRERIAVDKTVAEQEENIKRLRVVEEAERTRQSVVIQAEAEAQERLVKDIKAAEAAEQAAKHKAREELVLAEARQQAAELDARAKIRLAEGAQAEAAATGLADVQVRERGAEAIEKVGRAEAAVEREKALAVADALREKLKGEAEGLTEKAAAMAALDDATREHEEYRLRLEAEKEIRLAGIDVQRQVAESQAMVVATGLEKANIDIVGGDSVFFDRLLSSISLGKSVDGFVAHSDVAQGLARPWLDGSANFTDDISRLLGSLNTADVRDLTLSAFLLRQIKAGGADSDKLRELLNTAKRLGVADQPVAALAGADHRTAE, encoded by the coding sequence ATGGATGTCATCACCGCCGGATTCGGCGTCTTCCTGGCCGTACTACTTCTGATCGCCGTCGGCGTCACCCTGATCATCGCTCGGATGTTCCGCAAGGTGGAGCAGGGCAAGGCGCTGATCGTCTCCAAGGTGCGCCGGGTCGACGTGACCTTCACCGGCGCGGTGGTGATGCCGGTGCTACACAAAGCCGAGATCATGGATATCTCGGTCAAGACGATCGACATCGAGCGGACCGGGCACGAGGGCCTGATCTGCCGGGACAACATCCGCGCCGACATCCGGATCACCTTCTTCGTCCGCGTCAACAAGACGGTCGAGGACGTCATCAAGGTGGCGCAGGCGATCGGCACCGCCCGGGCCAGCGACCGGGAGACGCTGCAGGAGCTGTTCAACGCCAAGTTCTCCGAGGCGCTCAAGACCGTCGGTAAGCAGCTCGACTTCGTCGACCTCTACACCAAGCGGGACGAGTTCCGGGACCGGATCATCGAGGTGATCGGCACCGACCTCAACGGTTACAGCCTTGAGGACGCCGCGATCGACTTCCTCGAGCAGACCCCGATGTCGCAGCTGGACGCGGCGAACATCCTCGACGCCCAGGGCATTCGCAAGATCACCGAGCTGACCGCGCTGGAGCACATCCGCACCAACGAGTACCGGCGCAACGAGGAGAAGGAGATCACCCGGCAGAACGTCGACGCCCGGGAGGCCATCCTCGAACTGGAGCGCCGGCAGGCCGACGCCGAGACCAAGCAGAAGCGCGAGGTCGAGACGATGCGGGCCCGCGAGGAGGCGGAGACCCAGAAGGTCCAGGCCGAGGAGCGGCTCAAGGCGCAGACCGCGCACCTGCGTACCGACGAGCAGCTCGGCGTCCAGCGGGAGAACCAGGCCCGGGAGATCGCGGTGGCCGAGAAGAACCGGGAACGGGTCATCGCCATCGAGACCGAGCGGATCGAGAAGGACCGGCTGCTGGAGGTCATCGCCCGGCAGCGGGAGACCGAACTCTCCACCATCGCCAAGGACAAGGAGGTCGAGGTCGAGCGGCGCTCCATCGCCGAGGTGATCCGGGAGCGGATCGCGGTCGACAAGACCGTCGCCGAGCAGGAGGAGAACATCAAGCGGCTCCGGGTGGTCGAGGAGGCCGAGCGGACCCGCCAGTCCGTGGTCATCCAGGCCGAGGCCGAGGCGCAGGAGCGGCTGGTCAAGGACATCAAGGCCGCCGAGGCGGCCGAGCAGGCCGCCAAGCACAAGGCCCGCGAGGAGCTGGTGCTGGCCGAGGCCCGGCAGCAGGCCGCCGAGCTGGACGCCCGCGCCAAGATCCGGCTGGCCGAGGGAGCACAGGCCGAGGCGGCCGCCACCGGCCTGGCCGACGTGCAGGTCCGGGAGCGTGGCGCCGAGGCGATCGAGAAGGTCGGCCGGGCCGAGGCGGCCGTGGAGCGGGAGAAGGCCCTGGCCGTCGCCGACGCGCTGCGGGAGAAGCTCAAGGGCGAGGCGGAGGGCCTCACCGAGAAGGCGGCGGCGATGGCCGCGCTGGACGACGCGACCCGTGAGCACGAGGAGTACCGACTGCGGCTGGAGGCGGAGAAGGAGATCCGGCTGGCCGGCATCGACGTCCAGCGGCAGGTGGCCGAGTCGCAGGCGATGGTGGTCGCGACCGGGCTGGAGAAGGCCAACATCGACATCGTCGGCGGCGACAGCGTCTTCTTCGACCGGCTGCTCAGCTCCATCTCGCTCGGCAAGAGCGTGGACGGCTTCGTCGCGCACTCCGACGTCGCCCAGGGCCTGGCCCGGCCCTGGCTGGACGGCTCGGCCAACTTCACTGACGACATCTCCCGGCTGCTCGGTTCGCTGAACACGGCCGACGTCCGGGATCTCACCCTCTCCGCGTTCCTGCTGCGGCAGATCAAGGCCGGCGGGGCCGACTCCGACAAGCTCCGGGAGCTGCTGAACACCGCGAAGCGGCTCGGGGTGGCCGACCAGCCGGTGGCCGCCCTGGCCGGCGCGGACCACCGGACGGCCGAGTGA